One window of the Mycobacterium sp. SVM_VP21 genome contains the following:
- a CDS encoding L,D-transpeptidase → MWTSVRSAMVVIGVAVTTLVTPPGTSSAAASQPPGAGIASIQPASGAVVGVAHPVVVTFAAPVIDRRAVERTIAVRSTPPMTGTFDWVDDTEVQWIPDHYWPAHSAVALSVGKLSVDFSTGAKVVGVASISAHTFTVTVDGDGDEAGPLPTPHHRPHWGEDGVMPATMGKTEYETPTGNYTVLGKDRKVLMDSSSVGVPIDSAEGYRFEVEHAVRITRRGLYVHSAPWALRSLGLENVSHGCIGLSPTDAEWYFDRVNIGDPVIIKE, encoded by the coding sequence ATGTGGACATCGGTGCGCTCAGCAATGGTGGTGATCGGGGTCGCGGTCACAACGCTCGTGACGCCGCCCGGAACGAGTTCGGCCGCGGCCAGCCAGCCGCCCGGCGCGGGGATCGCATCGATCCAGCCGGCGTCGGGTGCTGTCGTCGGCGTGGCACACCCGGTCGTGGTGACCTTCGCCGCGCCGGTGATCGACCGCCGGGCCGTCGAGCGCACCATCGCGGTGCGGTCCACCCCGCCGATGACCGGAACGTTTGACTGGGTCGACGACACCGAGGTGCAGTGGATTCCCGATCACTACTGGCCGGCGCACAGCGCCGTGGCACTGTCGGTCGGCAAGCTCTCCGTCGACTTCAGCACGGGCGCAAAGGTGGTGGGCGTCGCCAGCATCTCGGCACACACCTTCACCGTGACGGTCGACGGCGACGGCGACGAGGCCGGCCCGCTGCCCACGCCGCATCACCGCCCGCACTGGGGCGAAGACGGTGTCATGCCGGCCACCATGGGCAAGACCGAGTACGAGACGCCGACGGGCAATTACACCGTGCTGGGCAAGGACCGCAAAGTCCTGATGGACTCCAGCAGCGTGGGGGTCCCGATCGACTCCGCCGAGGGCTACCGCTTCGAGGTCGAGCATGCGGTGCGCATCACCCGGCGCGGACTCTACGTCCACTCCGCACCCTGGGCGCTTCGTTCCCTGGGGCTGGAGAACGTCAGCCACGGCTGTATCGGCCTGAGTCCCACCGACGCGGAGTGGTACTTCGACCGGGTCAACATCGGCGACCCGGTGATCATCAAGGAATGA
- a CDS encoding YbdD/YjiX family protein: MGRPLRGLARAARHIGWYWASLLGDNHYHRYLEYRRRAHPGEPVLSEREYWRRRHDGDPGARCC; the protein is encoded by the coding sequence ATGGGACGCCCGCTGCGCGGACTAGCGCGGGCCGCGCGCCACATCGGCTGGTACTGGGCATCGCTGTTGGGCGACAACCACTACCACCGCTACCTGGAGTACCGCCGGCGCGCTCATCCCGGCGAGCCGGTGCTCTCCGAGCGCGAATACTGGCGGCGCCGTCACGACGGCGACCCTGGGGCGCGTTGCTGCTGA
- a CDS encoding class II aldolase/adducin family protein, translating into MTESVDVQCARRGGSAVWSPSVIPPIGVELSNAQALAIAFRHLADIGFAENMAGHITWQPTGQTEMLVNPWGLWWAELTASDICTVDEGAHVVAGRWDVTPAIHIHTELHRARPDARVVIHNHPYYVSLLASLQTLPELVHQTGSLFLDDLCFVEDYDGEVDTAARARDLAERIGSANLAILASHGVIATGRTLAEAVYRSATIERVCKLAYHVMLTGRTPTPMKRSDMAGMQASLLERAADVYWAGAARMTIKADRHVLD; encoded by the coding sequence ATGACGGAGTCCGTCGACGTCCAGTGCGCCCGTCGCGGCGGCTCAGCGGTCTGGTCGCCGTCGGTAATTCCGCCGATCGGCGTCGAGCTGAGCAACGCCCAGGCGCTGGCCATCGCCTTTCGCCACCTCGCCGACATCGGCTTCGCCGAGAACATGGCCGGCCACATCACCTGGCAGCCCACCGGCCAGACCGAGATGCTGGTCAATCCGTGGGGACTGTGGTGGGCCGAACTCACCGCCTCCGACATCTGCACCGTCGACGAGGGTGCCCACGTCGTCGCCGGCCGCTGGGATGTCACCCCGGCCATTCATATCCACACCGAACTGCATCGCGCCCGCCCCGACGCTCGCGTGGTGATCCACAATCATCCGTACTACGTGAGCCTGTTGGCGTCGCTGCAGACGCTGCCCGAGCTGGTCCACCAGACCGGCTCGCTGTTCCTCGACGACCTGTGCTTCGTCGAGGACTACGACGGAGAAGTGGACACCGCTGCACGGGCCCGGGATCTGGCCGAGCGCATCGGTAGCGCGAACCTGGCGATCCTGGCCTCGCACGGGGTGATCGCCACCGGGCGCACCCTGGCCGAGGCGGTCTATCGGTCGGCGACCATCGAGCGGGTGTGCAAGCTGGCCTACCACGTCATGTTGACCGGCCGAACACCCACGCCGATGAAGCGCTCCGATATGGCCGGGATGCAGGCGTCGTTGCTCGAACGCGCCGCCGACGTGTACTGGGCCGGCGCGGCCCGCATGACCATCAAGGCCGACCGGCATGTGCTCGACTGA
- a CDS encoding cytochrome P450, which translates to MTETQHLLPEGFDFTDPTLIGERIPHEEFALLRKTEPIWWNAQPFGASGYPDEGYWVVTKHADVRAVSLQDEVFSSHENTSLIRTNTTENQELHDASRDNIMLFLDGPKHAKLRRIVSRGFTPRVVAGMRDSLDRQAREIVTAAAEHNTGDFVTEVASQLPLATICELIGVPADERQQVFDWSNRLVGGGNGEAEAGADGTLAAAELLGYAYQMAEDRKARPRDDIATALVTAVIDGEELTAMEFGYYVMMLMVAGNETTRNATSQGMLAFFDNPDQWQLFVEERPTTMAEEVVRWATPVISFQRTALRDVELGGVQIRKGQRVGMFYGSANYDDEVFDDPFRFDILRSPNPHLGFGAPGAHYCIGANLARMQINLIFGALADIIPDIHQLDRPSRSVLPWINGIDAMPVEFGGAGTP; encoded by the coding sequence ATGACCGAGACACAGCACCTGCTGCCGGAGGGGTTCGACTTCACCGACCCCACACTCATCGGCGAGCGGATCCCGCATGAGGAGTTCGCCCTGCTGCGCAAGACCGAACCGATCTGGTGGAACGCCCAGCCCTTCGGCGCATCTGGTTACCCGGACGAGGGCTACTGGGTCGTCACCAAACACGCCGATGTACGGGCCGTGTCGTTGCAGGACGAGGTGTTCTCCTCGCATGAGAACACCTCGCTGATCCGGACGAACACGACCGAAAATCAAGAGCTCCACGACGCCAGCCGCGACAACATCATGTTGTTTCTCGACGGGCCCAAGCACGCCAAGCTGCGCCGGATCGTCTCGCGGGGCTTCACGCCCCGAGTGGTTGCCGGCATGCGGGATTCACTCGACCGGCAAGCCCGAGAGATCGTCACCGCCGCCGCGGAGCACAATACCGGCGACTTCGTCACCGAGGTCGCTTCGCAGCTGCCATTGGCCACTATCTGCGAATTGATTGGCGTGCCCGCGGACGAGCGCCAGCAGGTTTTCGACTGGAGCAATCGGCTGGTGGGAGGCGGCAACGGTGAGGCCGAGGCCGGAGCCGACGGGACGCTGGCCGCCGCAGAACTCCTGGGCTACGCCTACCAGATGGCCGAAGATCGCAAGGCCCGCCCGCGTGACGACATCGCGACAGCCCTGGTGACCGCGGTCATCGATGGTGAAGAGCTCACCGCAATGGAGTTCGGTTACTACGTGATGATGCTGATGGTGGCCGGCAACGAGACCACCCGCAACGCCACCTCGCAAGGGATGCTGGCGTTCTTCGACAACCCGGATCAATGGCAGCTGTTCGTCGAGGAACGCCCCACCACCATGGCCGAAGAAGTGGTCCGCTGGGCGACGCCGGTTATCTCCTTCCAGCGCACGGCGTTACGTGACGTCGAACTCGGCGGGGTGCAGATCCGCAAGGGCCAACGGGTCGGCATGTTCTACGGCTCGGCCAACTACGACGACGAAGTGTTCGACGACCCATTCAGGTTCGACATCTTGCGAAGCCCCAACCCCCACTTGGGTTTCGGGGCTCCCGGGGCGCACTACTGCATCGGCGCCAACCTCGCCCGCATGCAGATCAACCTGATCTTCGGGGCGCTGGCAGACATCATTCCCGACATCCACCAGCTGGATCGACCGTCACGGTCGGTGCTGCCCTGGATCAACGGGATCGACGCTATGCCGGTGGAATTCGGCGGCGCCGGGACGCCCTAG
- a CDS encoding GntR family transcriptional regulator: protein MAAPTVRFRRLAEQVADELRRRILTGELTDDHVLPKEDELLVEFAISKPSLREAMRILEAEGLLTVRRGKRGGAVIHRPSPANVAYTMGLVLGSQQVSLADVGTALLQVEPACAALCAQRQDRKSTVVPILRRLHEESVAAVDDLQQATSASRRYHEALVTHCGNTTMLVMAGALEALWSAHEQSWSSQVTDHSTVPVPERRAVLEDHRQVIDAIDVGDAQRARDLAAAHLLHAQHYPGRSGIVDPAMVRPRGLSSAGEPEL from the coding sequence GTGGCAGCTCCCACCGTTCGCTTTCGGCGGCTCGCCGAACAGGTCGCCGACGAGCTTCGTCGGCGCATTCTGACCGGCGAGCTGACCGACGATCATGTGCTCCCCAAAGAGGACGAACTTCTGGTGGAGTTCGCCATCAGCAAGCCGTCCCTGCGTGAGGCCATGCGCATCCTCGAGGCCGAGGGACTGCTCACCGTGCGCCGCGGCAAACGGGGCGGCGCGGTGATCCATCGACCCAGTCCAGCAAACGTCGCCTACACCATGGGCCTGGTATTGGGCTCGCAACAGGTCAGTCTCGCCGACGTCGGGACCGCACTGCTGCAGGTCGAACCAGCCTGCGCGGCACTCTGCGCGCAACGGCAGGACCGAAAGAGCACGGTGGTGCCCATTCTGCGCCGGCTACACGAGGAATCGGTGGCCGCGGTCGACGACCTGCAGCAGGCCACCTCCGCCAGCCGCCGCTACCACGAAGCGCTCGTCACCCACTGCGGCAACACCACCATGCTCGTCATGGCGGGCGCGCTCGAAGCCCTGTGGTCGGCTCACGAGCAAAGTTGGTCCAGCCAGGTCACCGACCATTCGACGGTGCCCGTTCCCGAGCGGCGCGCCGTCTTGGAGGACCACCGTCAGGTGATCGACGCCATCGATGTCGGCGACGCCCAGCGGGCCCGAGACCTTGCCGCGGCACACCTTCTGCACGCCCAGCACTACCCCGGCCGCTCGGGAATCGTCGACCCCGCCATGGTTCGTCCGCGGGGGCTTTCCAGCGCCGGGGAACCCGAGCTCTGA
- a CDS encoding acyl-CoA dehydrogenase: MGIGLTDDHRELAEVARGFLTAQQARSAARALLDAAEEARPPFWAELASLGWLGLHIGEEHGGSGFGLPELVVVIEELGRAVAPGPFVPTVIASAVIAAAGTPEQQARLLPGLIDGSVTAGVGLAGDLVLDGGVASGDAGVVLGAGLADLLLVAAGEDVLVLERDRAGVNVDVPGNLDPTRRSGRVTLTGVGVSTDDILAGGRESALARARVLLAAEAVGGAADCTDSAVEYAKVREQFGRTIATFQAIKHHCANMLVGAESAIAAVWDAARADGEDEFAFRLAAAVAATLAFPAYVRNAELNIQVHGGIGYTWEHDAHLQLRRALTVQALFGGDAPALAVFESAAAGITRANSLDLPPEAEELRTRIHADAAEIAALAAEDQLDKLIATGYVMPHWPKPWGRAADAVEQLVIEQEFSAAGIQRPDYSITGWVILTLIQQGTDWQIERFVEKALRQEEIWCQLFSEPAAGSDAAAVKTKATRVEGGWQINGQKVWTSGAHLCRRGLATVRTDFDVPKHAGITMVIIDMKAPGVEVRPLRQITGGSEFNEVFFNDVFVPDEDVVGEVNEGWKVARATLGNERVSIGGGGSYTAGVDQRLIALAQQHRHSVADAEVRIGRFVADEHALRLLNLRRVARSIAGAGPGPEGNVTKLKLAEHMGDGAAIGAALLGPDVALDDGPGAMAGRMVMGARGIAIAGGTSEVTRNQIAERILGMPRDPLIK; this comes from the coding sequence ATGGGCATTGGACTGACCGACGACCACCGCGAACTTGCCGAGGTGGCCCGCGGATTTTTGACCGCACAGCAGGCCCGCTCGGCGGCCCGTGCGCTGCTGGACGCTGCCGAGGAGGCTCGGCCACCGTTCTGGGCCGAGCTGGCCTCCCTGGGCTGGCTGGGACTGCATATCGGCGAGGAACATGGCGGCTCCGGTTTCGGGCTGCCCGAGTTGGTGGTGGTGATCGAGGAGCTGGGCCGCGCGGTGGCCCCGGGTCCGTTCGTTCCGACCGTCATCGCCTCGGCGGTGATCGCCGCCGCCGGCACCCCCGAGCAGCAGGCCCGCTTGCTACCCGGACTGATCGACGGTTCGGTGACCGCCGGGGTGGGGCTGGCCGGCGACCTAGTCCTGGACGGCGGCGTGGCTTCCGGTGACGCCGGGGTGGTGCTGGGCGCGGGCCTGGCCGACCTGCTGCTGGTGGCTGCCGGTGAGGACGTGCTGGTGCTCGAGCGGGACCGCGCCGGGGTCAACGTCGACGTGCCCGGCAACCTCGACCCGACCCGCCGGTCCGGGCGCGTGACGCTGACCGGTGTCGGAGTCAGCACCGACGACATCCTGGCCGGAGGGCGCGAGTCGGCGCTGGCGCGCGCCCGCGTGCTGCTGGCCGCCGAAGCCGTCGGCGGCGCGGCCGACTGCACCGATTCGGCCGTCGAGTACGCCAAGGTGCGCGAACAGTTCGGCCGCACCATCGCCACGTTCCAGGCCATCAAGCACCACTGCGCCAACATGTTGGTCGGCGCCGAGTCGGCCATCGCCGCGGTGTGGGATGCCGCCCGGGCTGACGGCGAGGACGAGTTCGCCTTCCGGTTGGCTGCCGCGGTGGCTGCCACGCTGGCGTTCCCCGCCTACGTGCGTAACGCCGAGCTCAATATCCAGGTGCACGGCGGTATCGGCTACACCTGGGAGCACGACGCCCACCTGCAGCTGCGCCGGGCCTTGACGGTGCAGGCGTTGTTCGGCGGCGACGCACCGGCACTGGCCGTCTTCGAGAGCGCCGCGGCCGGCATCACCCGGGCCAACAGCCTGGACCTGCCGCCCGAGGCCGAGGAGCTGCGCACCCGAATCCACGCCGACGCCGCCGAGATCGCGGCGCTGGCCGCCGAAGACCAGCTGGACAAGCTGATCGCGACCGGTTACGTGATGCCGCACTGGCCCAAGCCGTGGGGGCGGGCCGCCGACGCCGTCGAGCAGCTGGTGATCGAGCAGGAGTTCAGTGCGGCCGGCATCCAGCGGCCCGACTACTCGATCACCGGCTGGGTGATCCTGACGCTGATTCAGCAGGGCACCGACTGGCAGATCGAACGATTCGTGGAGAAGGCGCTGCGCCAGGAGGAGATCTGGTGCCAGCTGTTCTCCGAGCCCGCCGCGGGCTCGGATGCGGCCGCGGTCAAGACCAAGGCAACCCGGGTCGAGGGTGGTTGGCAGATCAACGGCCAGAAGGTGTGGACCTCCGGTGCGCATCTGTGCCGGCGCGGCCTGGCCACGGTGCGCACCGATTTCGACGTCCCCAAGCACGCCGGCATCACCATGGTGATCATCGACATGAAGGCACCGGGCGTCGAAGTGCGGCCGTTGCGACAGATCACCGGCGGGTCGGAGTTCAACGAGGTGTTCTTCAACGACGTCTTCGTGCCCGATGAGGACGTCGTCGGCGAGGTCAACGAGGGCTGGAAGGTAGCCCGTGCCACCTTGGGCAATGAGCGGGTCAGCATCGGCGGTGGCGGCTCTTACACCGCCGGGGTCGACCAGCGGCTGATCGCATTGGCTCAGCAGCACCGGCATTCGGTGGCGGACGCCGAGGTGCGGATCGGCCGGTTCGTCGCCGACGAGCACGCGTTGCGGCTGCTGAACCTGCGCCGGGTGGCGCGCAGCATCGCCGGCGCCGGCCCCGGACCGGAGGGCAACGTCACCAAACTCAAGCTCGCCGAGCACATGGGTGACGGTGCGGCCATCGGTGCGGCGTTGCTGGGTCCGGACGTCGCCCTGGACGACGGGCCGGGCGCAATGGCCGGCCGGATGGTGATGGGGGCGCGTGGCATCGCGATCGCCGGCGGCACCTCGGAGGTGACCCGCAACCAGATCGCCGAGCGAATTCTGGGGATGCCCCGCGACCCGCTGATCAAGTAG
- a CDS encoding SDR family NAD(P)-dependent oxidoreductase, with the protein MDINGKKVIIVGGASGMGRATAELLAAGGADVAVLDREGSEGKEVAAGLKGGAGAFYPVDITDFDATEKTLAAAVEGLGGLHVIVTTAGGGIAKRTLSKSGPHDLESFRAVIDLNLIATFNINRLAAAHMATNEPEDEERGVIINTASIAAFEGQIGQVAYTAAKAGVAGMALTMARDLGSVGIRALAIAPSLFATGLTKGIPEEFASALTKDAAFPKRLGRPEEFAKLVAAVVDNPMLNGQCLRLDAGQRFAPK; encoded by the coding sequence ATGGACATCAACGGCAAGAAGGTCATCATCGTTGGTGGTGCCTCCGGAATGGGCCGCGCCACCGCGGAGCTGCTGGCTGCCGGCGGGGCGGACGTCGCAGTGCTCGACCGGGAGGGCTCGGAGGGCAAAGAGGTAGCCGCCGGTCTAAAGGGTGGGGCCGGTGCCTTCTACCCGGTGGACATCACCGACTTCGACGCCACCGAGAAGACCCTGGCCGCGGCGGTCGAGGGCCTGGGCGGGTTGCACGTCATCGTCACCACGGCCGGCGGGGGTATCGCCAAGCGCACTCTGTCCAAGTCCGGTCCGCACGACCTGGAGTCCTTCCGTGCGGTGATCGACCTGAACCTGATCGCCACGTTCAACATCAACCGGCTGGCCGCCGCGCACATGGCCACCAACGAGCCCGAGGACGAGGAACGTGGCGTCATCATCAACACGGCTTCCATCGCGGCCTTCGAGGGCCAGATCGGCCAAGTCGCCTACACCGCCGCCAAGGCGGGCGTGGCCGGCATGGCCCTGACCATGGCGCGCGACCTCGGGTCGGTGGGCATCCGGGCGCTGGCGATCGCGCCGAGCCTGTTCGCCACCGGCCTGACCAAGGGCATCCCCGAGGAGTTCGCCAGCGCCCTGACCAAGGACGCGGCGTTCCCCAAGCGCCTCGGCCGCCCCGAGGAGTTCGCCAAGTTGGTTGCCGCCGTCGTGGACAACCCCATGCTTAACGGACAATGCCTGCGACTCGACGCCGGGCAGCGGTTCGCCCCCAAGTAA
- a CDS encoding carbon starvation protein A: MAAPTAPEVVERHDGPLTYVHTDPELPAVAVIDSSPISARHKMVFGAVAVAGAVAWASIAFARGESVNAVWFVIAAVCTYIIGFRFYARFIERKIVRPRDDHATPAEIFEDGTDYLPTDRRVLFGHHFAAIAGAGPLVGPVLATQMGYLPGTIWIIIGAVVAGCVQDYLVLWCSVRRRGRSLGQMAREELGVVGGAAAIIGVLVIMVILIAVLALIVVRALAVSPWGVFSIAMTIPIALFMGIYLRFLRPGRVSEVSLIGIVALLAAVASGKWVAETSWGVSWFTLSPMTLSWCIIGYGFAASVLPVWLLLAPRDYLSTFMKVGTIVLLAVGILIARPLMAAPAVSEFARTGEGPVFAGSLFPFLFITIACGALSGFHSLIASGTTPKLLEKESQMRLIGYGGMLTESFVAVMALITASILDQHLFFTLNAPVAATGGTASSAAAYVNGLGLGGSPVTADQITEAATAVGEQSIVSRTGGAPTLALGMADVLGRVFGGPGLKAFWYHFAIMFEALFILTTVDAGTRVARFMLSDALSNLGGPLRRLANPSWRIGAWVCSLAVVAGWGSILLMGVTDPLGGINTLFPLFGIANQLLAAIALTVVTVIVVKKGRGNRGLKWALIPGVPLLWDLTVTMTASWQKIFSGDPRVGYWTQHFAYRTAERAGETSFGSAANASQLHDVVRNTFIQGTLSIVFASVVAVVVIAGIVVSIRAVRGTASTAEPPPVPSKRFAPAGLIPTSAERKVQAQWDARCAD, from the coding sequence GTGGCCGCACCGACGGCGCCAGAGGTAGTCGAGCGACACGACGGGCCGCTGACGTATGTGCACACCGACCCGGAGCTGCCCGCGGTGGCGGTCATCGACAGCTCGCCCATCTCGGCACGGCACAAAATGGTGTTCGGTGCGGTCGCGGTCGCGGGGGCGGTGGCGTGGGCATCGATCGCATTCGCCCGCGGCGAGTCGGTGAACGCGGTGTGGTTCGTCATCGCCGCGGTGTGTACCTACATCATCGGATTCCGGTTCTACGCACGGTTTATCGAGCGCAAGATCGTGCGCCCGCGCGACGACCACGCCACGCCCGCGGAGATCTTCGAGGACGGCACCGACTATCTGCCGACCGATCGGCGGGTGCTCTTCGGCCACCATTTCGCCGCAATCGCCGGCGCAGGCCCGCTGGTCGGCCCGGTGCTGGCCACCCAGATGGGTTACCTGCCGGGCACCATCTGGATCATCATCGGCGCAGTGGTGGCCGGCTGCGTGCAGGACTACCTGGTGCTGTGGTGCTCGGTGCGCCGACGGGGTCGCTCCTTGGGACAGATGGCCCGCGAAGAGCTGGGCGTCGTCGGCGGTGCGGCCGCGATCATCGGCGTGCTGGTCATCATGGTGATCCTGATCGCGGTGCTGGCACTGATCGTGGTGCGAGCATTGGCGGTCAGCCCCTGGGGGGTGTTCTCCATCGCGATGACGATTCCGATCGCCCTGTTCATGGGGATCTATCTGCGGTTCCTGCGGCCAGGCCGGGTGTCCGAGGTGTCCCTGATCGGAATCGTCGCGCTGCTGGCCGCTGTCGCTTCGGGCAAGTGGGTCGCCGAAACCTCTTGGGGTGTCTCGTGGTTCACGTTGTCCCCGATGACGTTGTCCTGGTGCATCATCGGCTACGGTTTCGCCGCCTCGGTGCTGCCGGTGTGGTTGCTGCTGGCGCCACGGGACTACCTGTCGACGTTCATGAAGGTCGGCACCATCGTCCTGCTGGCCGTCGGCATCCTGATCGCCCGGCCGCTGATGGCCGCGCCGGCCGTCTCGGAGTTCGCCCGCACCGGCGAAGGACCGGTGTTCGCCGGGTCGCTGTTCCCGTTCCTGTTCATCACGATCGCGTGCGGCGCGCTGTCGGGATTTCATTCGCTGATCGCCTCGGGCACCACCCCGAAGCTGCTCGAAAAAGAGAGCCAGATGCGGCTGATCGGCTACGGCGGCATGCTCACCGAGTCCTTCGTGGCGGTGATGGCGCTGATCACCGCGTCGATCCTGGACCAGCACCTGTTCTTCACCCTCAATGCACCAGTCGCCGCAACCGGCGGTACGGCCTCCAGTGCCGCCGCCTACGTCAACGGACTCGGGCTCGGCGGGTCCCCGGTGACCGCCGACCAGATCACCGAGGCCGCCACCGCGGTCGGCGAACAGTCGATCGTGTCGCGCACCGGCGGGGCCCCCACCCTGGCGCTGGGAATGGCCGACGTTTTGGGGCGCGTGTTCGGCGGACCGGGCCTCAAGGCCTTCTGGTACCACTTCGCGATCATGTTCGAGGCACTGTTCATCCTGACCACCGTCGACGCCGGCACCCGGGTGGCTCGGTTCATGCTCTCCGACGCGCTGAGCAACTTGGGTGGACCGCTGCGCCGGCTGGCCAACCCGAGTTGGCGGATCGGGGCGTGGGTGTGCAGTCTGGCCGTAGTCGCGGGGTGGGGTTCGATCCTGTTGATGGGCGTCACCGATCCGCTCGGCGGGATCAACACCCTTTTCCCGTTGTTCGGTATCGCCAACCAGTTGCTGGCCGCGATCGCGCTGACGGTGGTGACGGTGATCGTGGTTAAGAAGGGCCGGGGCAACCGCGGCCTGAAATGGGCGCTGATCCCCGGCGTTCCGCTGCTGTGGGATCTGACGGTCACCATGACGGCCTCGTGGCAGAAGATCTTCTCCGGCGATCCGCGGGTGGGCTACTGGACGCAGCATTTCGCCTATCGAACCGCCGAACGAGCCGGCGAGACATCGTTCGGATCGGCGGCCAACGCGTCGCAGTTGCACGATGTCGTCCGCAACACGTTCATCCAGGGCACCTTGTCGATTGTGTTCGCGTCCGTGGTGGCGGTGGTGGTCATAGCCGGAATCGTGGTGTCGATACGGGCCGTTCGCGGAACAGCGTCGACCGCCGAGCCGCCGCCAGTGCCGTCGAAGCGTTTCGCGCCTGCCGGGCTGATCCCGACATCGGCCGAACGAAAGGTGCAGGCGCAATGGGACGCCCGCTGCGCGGACTAG
- a CDS encoding MBL fold metallo-hydrolase gives MQHWTVGDVDIHAVLQALIPIPPALLFAAASERFTDDSLADYCDASGNILMAVQSFLIASEASCVLVDTCFGESFLRTRNIPDRFEESLAATGSSPGDITAVVCTHLHRDHAGGNTVEQDGQWVPRFPGADYLVTAAEHAHWSEFTGEDRVASECVAPLAQHGKLRLVGPDHRLTDTVRLVPTAGHTPGHVSVRIESAGAVAYISGDVVHHPVQIVDPEISARPDTDPTAARASRRDLLRRVADERALLLGSHFAAPSGGYINSAGAGLAWQPLVEREGAR, from the coding sequence GTGCAGCACTGGACTGTCGGCGACGTTGACATCCATGCGGTCCTGCAGGCGCTCATACCGATCCCACCCGCCCTGCTTTTCGCAGCGGCCTCCGAGCGTTTCACGGACGACTCGCTGGCGGACTACTGCGACGCGTCGGGCAACATCTTGATGGCGGTCCAGTCCTTTCTGATCGCGTCCGAGGCGTCCTGCGTGCTGGTCGACACCTGCTTCGGCGAAAGCTTCCTGCGGACGCGCAACATCCCGGACCGCTTCGAGGAGTCGTTGGCGGCTACCGGATCTAGTCCCGGCGACATTACGGCGGTGGTCTGCACCCATCTGCACCGCGATCACGCCGGTGGCAACACAGTCGAGCAGGACGGGCAGTGGGTGCCGAGGTTCCCAGGGGCCGATTATCTGGTGACCGCGGCCGAGCATGCGCATTGGAGCGAATTCACCGGGGAGGACCGGGTGGCGTCCGAATGCGTCGCGCCACTGGCGCAGCACGGCAAGCTCCGGCTGGTCGGGCCCGATCATCGGCTGACCGACACGGTCCGGCTCGTCCCGACTGCCGGTCACACCCCTGGCCACGTGTCGGTGCGCATCGAATCCGCCGGCGCGGTCGCCTACATCAGCGGCGACGTCGTCCACCATCCGGTCCAAATCGTCGACCCCGAGATCAGTGCCCGGCCCGACACTGACCCGACCGCTGCGCGCGCCAGCCGACGGGACCTGCTGCGCCGCGTCGCCGACGAGCGGGCACTGCTGCTCGGCTCGCATTTCGCCGCCCCCTCGGGCGGCTACATCAATAGCGCCGGTGCAGGTTTGGCGTGGCAACCGCTGGTAGAGCGAGAGGGAGCACGATGA